Proteins co-encoded in one Flavobacterium sp. M31R6 genomic window:
- a CDS encoding sigma-70 family RNA polymerase sigma factor, protein MPQITTTKFQHLTDAELVKLIHQNQDYLGEVYKRCKSYSIQFMRKMTHGTKSDYELDDVFHDSMLVLYEKIIKGDFELTASLQTYLNSVCRFQLLNKLGKEKLYSDYDADGRKDDDDENPMGYKSSITDSLDEIEDPKESQFTAIERALLTIKEAGGHCYEMLTLFWYHKKSMNELTQHFGYSNSDNTKNQKAKCQKRLEKIAFNVLNA, encoded by the coding sequence ATGCCACAAATTACTACAACAAAGTTTCAACATTTGACAGATGCTGAATTAGTAAAACTGATACACCAAAATCAAGATTACCTCGGAGAAGTTTACAAGCGATGTAAATCGTATAGCATTCAGTTTATGCGAAAAATGACCCATGGAACGAAAAGCGATTATGAACTGGATGATGTTTTTCATGATTCGATGTTGGTTTTGTATGAAAAAATCATCAAAGGGGATTTTGAATTAACCGCATCCTTACAAACTTATTTGAATTCCGTTTGCCGTTTTCAGTTGTTAAATAAATTGGGCAAGGAGAAGTTGTATTCTGATTATGACGCTGATGGTAGAAAAGATGACGACGATGAAAATCCAATGGGTTATAAATCCAGTATTACCGATTCTTTGGATGAAATAGAAGACCCAAAGGAATCGCAATTTACGGCAATTGAACGTGCTTTATTGACGATAAAAGAAGCTGGAGGTCATTGTTACGAAATGCTGACTTTATTTTGGTACCATAAAAAATCAATGAATGAATTGACCCAGCATTTTGGGTACAGTAATTCTGATAATACTAAAAACCAAAAGGCAAAATGCCAAAAACGATTAGAGAAAATAGCTTTTAATGTATTGAATGCTTAG
- a CDS encoding CHAT domain-containing protein, with protein MVLNLDYVKKKATTILNLLVFLFVMYLVINFLYLIWYIANPEGFWGFNYFWELLRIAIFALFILVFVIIIIGLLISSLISILKKQANKKEFIQLFGVLLLGVVMSIFNYFYSSGFSLYISKNLSDKYSNLNKTEEYLQEGDKNSAFEYAKSSYEKETNRSEIPNYLFLTKLYSKSNFDRKQKLINKYSALVSYAHCLKSDQKFILKSESLFNAGLELVNSDLLKQEKNNLAIFPTLSLAEINLQKGNYIKAENYFSKLNELNKNSDQEDVYYIINSNMLFGDQALRVGDISKAMRLQLENLTLYEKTDLSKTSSNYLGLLLLATASELYFQNFEKASGLLLKSIPIAEKKQKKAIYSLYLSTKASYCYSSALNNRGNEAIIDKNWWQKVKGFFSDKPNLNDELFKESENCFKELVQITKEKSGGNSSEYLVSLNQLASFYGSIGNFHLAQKNYNEALSILKPNKEINKDLYYSTLLNSTSVESNKNANQSTLEELEKYYYQKLTDNYFFLTEDEKVSFSINTERKFEIINSIYINVGNEKSGTHLYNNTLALKNIALYSNQNIRSYLNVANSNLKKSYQSLLEEKEKLLHTKSKEIEYNLNRKQRGLIEQIASDSNYHFIDPTAIKWEDIKNSLDEKEIAIEIINVPVNKTGKNDRGYFALLIKNNSNLPEVIPLFLESELSNILNKKGDTKERINSIYLKNKEKLSNLIWKNIENKISSNDKIYLSVSGLLHSISFPALLNEKDIDITYLGSTKELIEIKKGTSKKYSIALFGNINYGENKNHENLKSQNRIGSNKLKYTFLPYSKNEVNRIKSIFEATAEKKVSVFSQNVASEENFRKLNGRNFDIIHIATHGFYNAFGSVFNGLDDNSIDNVLLKSGLIFSNANNNSTDTKNDGILNSFEISQMDLSNVDLIVLSACETGLGSIKGSEGVFGLQRAFKLAGAKSMIVSLWQVPDKSTSELMVHFYEFYLKGFSKKESLKKAQNIIKSKYQLPYYWAGFVLLE; from the coding sequence ATGGTTTTAAATCTTGATTATGTTAAAAAGAAAGCTACTACTATTTTAAATCTATTAGTATTTCTGTTTGTAATGTATTTGGTTATCAACTTTTTATATTTGATATGGTACATTGCTAATCCAGAAGGTTTTTGGGGATTCAACTATTTTTGGGAGTTATTGCGAATAGCTATTTTTGCACTATTCATATTAGTTTTTGTAATCATCATTATTGGTTTATTGATTTCCTCATTAATTTCAATTTTAAAAAAACAAGCTAATAAGAAAGAATTCATACAACTATTTGGAGTTTTATTATTGGGGGTAGTTATGTCTATTTTTAACTATTTTTATTCTTCAGGTTTTTCATTATATATCTCGAAAAATCTTTCTGATAAATATAGTAATCTTAATAAAACAGAAGAATATTTACAAGAAGGTGATAAAAATTCAGCTTTTGAATATGCAAAGTCATCCTACGAAAAAGAGACAAATAGGAGTGAAATACCAAACTATCTTTTTCTTACTAAGCTATATAGTAAATCGAATTTTGACAGAAAACAAAAACTAATAAACAAATATTCTGCATTAGTCAGCTATGCTCATTGTTTAAAGTCAGACCAAAAATTTATTTTAAAATCTGAATCGTTATTTAATGCAGGATTGGAATTGGTAAATTCTGATTTGTTAAAACAGGAGAAGAATAATTTAGCAATATTTCCAACTCTTTCATTGGCCGAGATTAATTTGCAAAAAGGAAACTATATCAAGGCGGAAAATTATTTCAGCAAACTTAATGAGCTAAATAAAAACTCTGACCAAGAAGATGTTTATTATATCATAAACAGCAACATGCTCTTTGGTGATCAAGCTTTAAGGGTTGGAGATATATCTAAAGCTATGAGACTTCAATTAGAAAATCTTACGCTTTATGAAAAAACGGATTTAAGTAAAACTTCATCTAATTATTTAGGCCTCCTTTTGCTTGCCACGGCAAGTGAATTATATTTTCAAAATTTTGAAAAAGCTTCTGGTTTATTATTAAAATCCATTCCTATTGCTGAAAAAAAACAAAAGAAAGCAATTTACAGTCTGTATTTATCTACAAAAGCTAGCTACTGTTATTCTTCTGCATTAAACAATCGTGGAAATGAAGCAATTATAGATAAAAACTGGTGGCAAAAAGTAAAAGGATTCTTTTCAGATAAGCCAAATTTGAATGACGAACTATTTAAGGAATCCGAAAATTGTTTTAAAGAATTAGTACAAATAACCAAAGAAAAATCAGGAGGAAATAGTTCTGAATATCTGGTGTCTTTGAATCAATTGGCTAGTTTTTACGGTAGCATAGGAAATTTTCATTTGGCACAAAAAAATTACAATGAAGCTTTGTCTATTTTAAAACCGAATAAAGAAATAAATAAAGATCTGTATTATAGTACTTTATTGAATTCGACATCTGTTGAATCGAATAAAAATGCAAATCAGTCTACTCTTGAAGAACTTGAAAAATATTATTATCAAAAATTAACGGATAACTATTTTTTTCTTACCGAAGATGAGAAAGTGAGTTTTTCAATAAATACTGAAAGAAAATTTGAGATAATAAACAGTATTTACATTAATGTAGGGAATGAAAAATCAGGAACGCATTTGTATAATAATACTTTAGCTTTAAAGAACATTGCCTTGTATTCCAATCAAAATATTCGATCTTATTTGAATGTTGCTAATTCGAATTTAAAAAAGAGCTATCAAAGTCTTTTAGAAGAAAAAGAAAAATTGCTTCATACTAAATCGAAAGAAATCGAATATAATTTAAATAGAAAACAAAGAGGCTTAATAGAACAAATAGCATCTGATTCAAATTATCACTTTATAGATCCAACTGCAATTAAATGGGAAGACATTAAGAATTCACTGGATGAAAAAGAAATTGCTATCGAAATAATAAATGTTCCAGTAAACAAAACAGGAAAGAATGACAGAGGTTATTTCGCATTGTTGATAAAAAACAATTCCAATTTACCAGAAGTTATTCCATTATTTTTGGAAAGTGAATTGTCAAATATTCTAAATAAGAAAGGTGACACTAAAGAAAGGATAAATTCTATTTATCTAAAAAACAAAGAAAAATTAAGCAATTTGATTTGGAAAAATATTGAGAATAAAATCTCCAGCAATGACAAGATTTATTTATCTGTAAGTGGCCTGCTCCATTCCATTTCATTTCCGGCATTATTGAATGAAAAAGATATTGATATTACTTATTTAGGAAGCACAAAAGAACTTATAGAAATAAAAAAAGGAACTTCAAAAAAGTACAGTATCGCATTATTCGGAAACATAAATTATGGTGAGAACAAAAACCATGAGAATTTAAAGTCACAAAACAGAATTGGGTCAAATAAATTAAAGTATACTTTTTTGCCATACTCTAAAAACGAAGTTAATCGGATAAAGTCAATTTTTGAAGCTACGGCTGAAAAGAAAGTTTCAGTTTTCTCCCAGAATGTCGCTTCTGAAGAAAATTTCAGAAAACTTAATGGTCGTAATTTTGATATCATCCATATTGCTACCCACGGATTTTATAATGCTTTTGGTAGTGTGTTTAATGGGTTGGATGATAATAGTATCGATAATGTTCTGCTAAAAAGTGGTTTGATTTTTTCTAATGCAAACAATAATTCTACAGATACTAAAAATGATGGAATATTAAACTCTTTTGAAATTTCACAAATGGATTTGTCGAATGTTGATTTAATTGTTTTATCTGCTTGTGAAACAGGTTTGGGTTCTATTAAGGGAAGTGAAGGCGTTTTTGGACTTCAAAGAGCATTTAAATTGGCTGGAGCAAAATCTATGATTGTAAGTTTGTGGCAAGTTCCCGATAAATCTACTTCTGAATTAATGGTGCATTTTTATGAGTTTTATTTGAAGGGTTTTTCAAAAAAAGAATCCCTTAAAAAAGCGCAGAATATCATAAAAAGTAAATATCAATTGCCTTATTATTGGGCTGGATTTGTGTTGTTGGAGTAA